Proteins from a genomic interval of Lycium ferocissimum isolate CSIRO_LF1 chromosome 2, AGI_CSIRO_Lferr_CH_V1, whole genome shotgun sequence:
- the LOC132040004 gene encoding amino acid transporter AVT3B-like, with protein sequence MGFKEDEASSSSHVLSIPREDTPLLGKNQHLSSPSKTFANVFIAIVGAGVLGLPYTFKRTGWVLGSLMLFIVAFLTYYCMMLLVYARRKLESHVKAAAISSFGDLGFAVCGPVGRMAVDVMIVLSQAGFCISYLIFVANTLAHLFNYSVANPDPKIFGISLKSVYIWGCFPFQLGLNSIPTLTLLAPLSIFADIVDLGAMGVVMVEELMIYLQNRPVIEMFGGFNVFIYGLGVAVYSFEGIGMVLPLESETRNKDQFGKILALAMALISLMFGAFGVVGYFAFGEDTKDIITTNLGGGLLSTFVQIGLCINLFISFPLMMNPVYEIMERRFCEGSYCLWLRWLAVLIVTFIALVVPNFADFLSLVGSSVCVCLGFVLPALFHWIVFKDELRWHGFALDGAFMVMGSCLAVYGTYSSLMEIFAKKA encoded by the coding sequence ATGGGGTTTAAGGAAGATGAAGCAAGTTCATCATCTCATGTTTTGAGCATCCCAAGAGAAGATACACCACTTCTAGGCAAGAACCAACACCTTTCTTCTCCTTCAAAGACTTTTGCTAATGTTTTCATAGCTATAGTTGGAGCTGGAGTTCTTGGTCTTCCTTATACTTTCAAAAGAACTGGATGGGTACTGGGTTCTCTCATGCTCTTTATAGTTGCCTTTCTTACCTACTAttgtatgatgttattggtcTATGCTAGGCGTAAGCTTGAATCTCATGTCAAAGCTGCAGCAATCTCATCTTTTGGTGATTTGGGATTTGCTGTGTGTGGACCTGTTGGTAGAATGGCTGTTGATGTTATGATTGTTCTCTCCCAAGCTGGTTTTTGTATTAGTTACTTGATTTTTGTGGCTAATACTTTAGCACATTTGTTTAATTATTCAGTTGCAAATCCAGATCCcaaaatctttggaatttcacTTAAATCAGTGTATATCTGGGGCTGTTTCCCATTTCAGTTGGGGTTGAATTCAATTCCCACACTGACCCTTTTAGCCCCTTTGAGCATTTTTGCTGATATTGTTGATTTAGGTGCTATGGGTGTTGTGATGGTTGAGGAACTGATGATTTACCTACAAAACAGACCTGTTATTGAAATGTTTGGTGGGTTCAATGTGTTCATCTATGGTCTTGGCGTGGCTGTGTATTCTTTTGAAGGGATTGGTATGGTTTTGCCTCTTGAATCAGAGACAAGAAACAAGGACCAGTTTGGGAAAATCTTGGCTTTGGCTATGGCCTTGATATCTTTGATGTTTGGTGCTTTTGGAGTAGTTGGTTATTTTGCTTTTGGTGAAGATACTAAGGACATAATCACTACTAATCTTGGGGGAGGATTGCTTAGCACCTTTGTTCAGATAGGCCTTTGCATAAACCTATTTATCTCTTTCCCACTGATGATGAATCCAGTGTATGAAATAATGGAAAGGAGATTTTGTGAAGGCAGTTACTGCTTGTGGCTGAGATGGCTTGCGGTTTTGATAGTGACATTTATTGCATTAGTTGTAccaaattttgctgatttcttgTCACTTGTTGGGAGCAGTGTATGTGTTTGTTTGGGGTTTGTGTTGCCTGCTTTATTTCACTGGATTGTGTTCAAGGATGAGCTGAGATGGCATGGTTTCGCTTTGGATGGTGCATTTATGGTCATGGGCTCATGTTTGGCAGTCTATGGAACCTATTCTTCCCTTATGGAGATCTTTGCAAAAAAGGCTTAG